The Hydra vulgaris chromosome 11, alternate assembly HydraT2T_AEP genome contains a region encoding:
- the LOC101236911 gene encoding anaphase-promoting complex subunit 15 has translation MNLLSMANFFPSLKASISNKDWFDPDDKVAVVDEQELIREEKEYIEKLKAEVNQGKDFAPFGKKKEKISNVGEDGDADNSEDDSNNGDIEEDTDEFETASPEPESGEDDMYGITSINEGDAGW, from the exons ATGAATTTGTTGAGTATGGCAAATTTTTTTCCCTCTCTAAAAGCATCGATTTCTAATAAGGATTGGTTTGATCCTGATGATAAAGTTGCTGTTGTTGATGAGCAAGAGCTTATAAGGGAAGAAAAAGAATACATTGAAAAGCTGAAAGCAGAGGTAAACCAAGGGAAAGATTTTGCACCTTTtggaaagaaaaaagaaaagatttcaaatgttg gtGAAGATGGTGACGCAGATAATTCTGAAGATGATAGCAATAATGGTGATATAGAGGAAGACACTGATGAGTTTGAAACAGCAAGTCCAGAGCCTGAATCTGGTGAAGATGACATGTATGGAATTACATCAATAAATGAGGGTGATGCAGGCTGGTAA
- the LOC100201417 gene encoding pyridine nucleotide-disulfide oxidoreductase domain-containing protein 1 isoform X1: protein MAKTVVIIGGGVTGTSCAEHVSIYSPDANIVLLAATDVVKTAVSLRKLTKTTDELVLKELPKLLFESPLLNVTVKTGVVDSINAEVQEITLNDGLKLHYDKLCICTGGSPNVSYELMNHPFVVLVRDTDTVKIFEQRLSNAKKIVVVGNGGIALELVFEVVKCKIVWCVKHDHIGTNFFDKGASEFLLPILEQNYVDKECPVRKADTLISKEKRYFVERYKLADSHTITGSALGPDWCLNKNLCGNLTSEKRNVEIKYNCQVAEILPSTFNILNSKKKNVYVKLSNGEIIGCDFIVYATGVKPNVPKIHTKVHQIKCSPEGHLLVDANMRTSIPNIYAGGDCCQASWDQSTYWFQMNLWTQAWQFGAFAGKCIANHLKVNLDLPLDFCFELFTHATKFFGYKVILLGCYNAQKIDKNSCELLVRCTPGIEYVKLVMLNGRVQGATLIGETGLEETIENLIINEIDVGFMGTSLLDPDIDIEDYFD from the exons ATGGCAAAAACTGTTGTTATAATTGGAGGCGGTGTTACTGGCACTTCATGTGCAGAACATGTTTCTATATATTCTCCTGATGCTAATATTGTTCTTTTGGCAGCTACAGATGTAGTTAAAACAGCAGTATCTTTAAGGAAACTTACAAAAACAACAGATGAGTTGGTGCTGAAGGAGCTTCCTAAATTGTTGTTTGAATCACCATTGTTAAATGTTACTGTTAAAACTGGTGTTGTGGATTCAATCAATGCTGAAG ttcaggAAATTACCCTCAATGATGGTCTTAAGCTACATTATGATAAGCTGTGTATTTGTACAGGTGGCTCTCCAAATGTAAGTTATGAACTCATGAATCATCCATTTGTTGTGTTGGTACGAGATACTGATACTGtcaaaatatttgaacaaaGATTATccaatgctaaaaaaattgttgttgttggaaATGGTGGAATTGCATTAGAACTAGT gttTGAAGTTGTCAAATGTAAAATTGTTTGGTGTGTAAAGCATGATCATATAGGcactaatttttttgacaaaggTGCTTCTGAATTTCTTTTACCTATTCTAGAACAAAACTATGTTGATAAAGAATGTCCTGTGAGAAAGGCTGATACTCtaatatctaaagaaaaaagatattttgtgGAAAGATATAAACTTGCAG attcacATACTATAACAGGAAGTGCATTAGGTCCAGATTGGTGTCTTAATAAAAATCTATGTGGTAATTTGACTTCTGAGAAAAGAAACGTTGAAATTAAGTATAATTGTCAAGTAGCTGAAATTTTACCAAGCacctttaatatattaaattccaaaaaaaaaaatgtgtatgtaaaactttcaaatggGGAAATAATAGGTtgtgattttattgtttatgcAACTGGCGTCAAACCTAATGTTCCAAAGATACACACTAAGGttcatcaaataaaatgttCACCTGAAGGTCATTTACTTGTCGATGCTAATATGAGAACAAGTATCCCAAACATTTATGCTGGTGGTGATTGTTGTCAAGCATCTTGGGATCAATCTACTTATTGGTTCCAAATGAACCTTTGGACTCAAGCGTGGCAGTTTGGAGCATTTGCTGGGAAGTGCATTGCTAATCACCTTAAAGTTAACCTTGATTTGCCTTTAGACTTTTGTTTTGAACTGTTTACACATGCAACAAAGTTTTTTGgatataaagttatattactAGGCTGTTATAATgcacaaaaaattgataaaaattcttGTGAACTTCTTGTAAGGTGCACACCTGGAATAGAATATGTAAAACTTGTTATGTTAAATGGGCGTGTTCAGGGTGCAACTCTTATTGGCGAAACTGGTTTAGAAGAAACCATAGAAAATCTTATCATCAATGAAATTGATGTGGGGTTTATGGGAACTTCTTTACTAGATCCAGATATTGATATAGAAGATTATTTTGATTGA
- the LOC136086954 gene encoding uncharacterized protein LOC136086954, with translation MRIVISTIGTPNYGISNYLVKAIQPILNKNKTRLKNSFDFINKANSWNVDENEVQVSFDVINLYPSIPLKEATLILIDQLNKDDSYRCSTKLTISETKTLIELCLHRCYFLWNNEIHELENSGPIGLSFMVVLAESFLQHHEENAFKIAKTLNPPLDLKSYLRYVDDSHARFSNIQEAEKFKIILNKQHPAIQYTIETENHNKTLNFLDITIINNSKGKYEFKVYRKEAITNIQIKPHSNHDPKILCAIFKGYVHRAYSICSVTHLKNEINFFIQVFNENGYTESQLKSIANQIRKKRYVMNNRIQSENNAFPTVSLPWIPSLSPKLRKIFRKVGYRVVFKSNPNLRTILTCKNKSRLPLNSQPGTYLVECNCSKKYVGETKLQIKTRIQQHQKSLNDGKHHQSAIATHSKFCSEKINWEKIKTLKVETKKFDRKVREALEIQRHQCFPSNGGINLDNGQLDIMSRNSEKHFVGLNRIFLNEQWTIEKSLKRPALNQLVTADEVRKWIPSIKRDLEYCLQQLSGARKHKYTDSKLNEFEKKVAWLEKEHERFVKKVFELDPNQHGIPWEPKSYLTKRKIDDNSQTVAKKKQPIVLNILKNENDGALK, from the exons ATGAGAATAGTTATATCAACTATCGGCACACCTAATTATGGAATATCTAACTACTTAGTTAAAGCAATACAAcctatcttaaataaaaataaaacacgtttgaaaaattcttttgattttattaacaaaGCAAACTCATGGAATGTAGACGAAAACGAAGTTCAAGTTTCATTCGATGTAATAAACCTTTATCCATCAATTCCACTTAAAGAAGCTACTTTAATTCTTATAgatcaattaaataaagatgattCCTACAGATGTTCTACCAAGCTTACTATATCAGAAACAAAAACACTTATAGAGCTTTGTTTACATCGTTGCTATTTTTTGTGGAACAACGAGATCCATGAATTGGAGAATTCCGGTCCTATTGGTCTTTCATTCATGGTTGTATTGGCAGAATCTTTTCTGCAACATCACGAAGAAAATGCCTTCAAAATTGCAAAGACATTAAATCCTCCTCTCGACTTAAAATCCTATCTAAGATACGTCGATGACAGCCATGCTAGATTTTCAAACATCCAAGAAGCAgagaaattcaaaataattttaaataaacaacaccCTGCAATACAATACACAATTGAGACAGAAAACCATAACAAAACTCTGAATTTCCTagatataacaataataaataacagcAAAGGTAAGTATGAGTTTAAAGTCTACAGAAAAGAAGCCATtacaaatattcaaataaaaccGCACTCAAATCACGACCCCAAAATTTTATGCGCAATATTCAAAGGTTATGTTCACAGGGCATACTCCATATGCAGTgttacacatttaaaaaatgagataaacttttttattcaggtttttaatgaaaatgggTACACCGAAAGCCAGCTAAAGAGTATTGCAAATCAAATTAGGAAAAAACGCTACGTAATGAATAATAGAATTCAATCCGAGAACAATGCTTTCCCAACAGTATCATTACCGTGGATACCTTCACTATCACCAAAGTTAAGGAAAATATTTCGAAAAGTTGGCTATAGagtagtttttaaatcaaatcctAATTTAAGAACAATATTAACATGTAAAAACAAATCTAGATTACCCCTAAATAGCCAGCCTGGTACATATTTAGTTGAATGCAATTGCTCGAAAAAATATGTTGgagaaacaaaattacaaattaaaacaagaattcaacaacatcaaaaaagtttaaatgatgGCAAACATCATCAGTCAGCAATTGCAACACATAGCAAGTTTTgctctgaaaaaataaattgggagaaaattaaaactcttaaagttgaaacaaaaaaattcgaCCGTAAAGTACGAGAAGCACTTGAAATACAGAGGCACCAATGTTTCCCATCGAATGGCGGAATAAATCTAGATAATGGACA GTTAGATATAATGTCAAGAAATAGTGAAAAGCATTTTGTTGGATTGAACAGAATTTTTCTTAATGAGCAATGGACTATAGAAAAGTCATTGAAGCGTCCTGCATTAAACCAGCTTGTAACTGCTGATGAAGTTCGAAAATGGATACCTAGTATTAAAAGAGATTTAGAGTACTGTCTACAGCAGTTGAGTGGTGCACGAAAGCATAAGTATACAGATAGCAAACTAAATGAATTCGAAAAGAAAGTAGCTTGGTTAGAAAAAGAGCACGAGCgttttgtgaaaaaagtttttgaacttGACCCTAATCAGCATGGTATTCCTTGGGAGCCAAAGTCTTatttaactaaaagaaaaatagatgATAACTCACAAactgttgcaaaaaaaaaacaaccaatagttttaaacattttaaaaaacgagaaTGATGGTGCTTTAAAGTaa
- the LOC100201417 gene encoding pyridine nucleotide-disulfide oxidoreductase domain-containing protein 1 isoform X2 — protein sequence MAKTVVIIGGGVTGTSCAEHVSIYSPDANIVLLAATDVVKTAVSLRKLTKTTDELVLKELPKLLFESPLLNVTVKTGVVDSINAEGGSPNVSYELMNHPFVVLVRDTDTVKIFEQRLSNAKKIVVVGNGGIALELVFEVVKCKIVWCVKHDHIGTNFFDKGASEFLLPILEQNYVDKECPVRKADTLISKEKRYFVERYKLADSHTITGSALGPDWCLNKNLCGNLTSEKRNVEIKYNCQVAEILPSTFNILNSKKKNVYVKLSNGEIIGCDFIVYATGVKPNVPKIHTKVHQIKCSPEGHLLVDANMRTSIPNIYAGGDCCQASWDQSTYWFQMNLWTQAWQFGAFAGKCIANHLKVNLDLPLDFCFELFTHATKFFGYKVILLGCYNAQKIDKNSCELLVRCTPGIEYVKLVMLNGRVQGATLIGETGLEETIENLIINEIDVGFMGTSLLDPDIDIEDYFD from the exons ATGGCAAAAACTGTTGTTATAATTGGAGGCGGTGTTACTGGCACTTCATGTGCAGAACATGTTTCTATATATTCTCCTGATGCTAATATTGTTCTTTTGGCAGCTACAGATGTAGTTAAAACAGCAGTATCTTTAAGGAAACTTACAAAAACAACAGATGAGTTGGTGCTGAAGGAGCTTCCTAAATTGTTGTTTGAATCACCATTGTTAAATGTTACTGTTAAAACTGGTGTTGTGGATTCAATCAATGCTGAAG GTGGCTCTCCAAATGTAAGTTATGAACTCATGAATCATCCATTTGTTGTGTTGGTACGAGATACTGATACTGtcaaaatatttgaacaaaGATTATccaatgctaaaaaaattgttgttgttggaaATGGTGGAATTGCATTAGAACTAGT gttTGAAGTTGTCAAATGTAAAATTGTTTGGTGTGTAAAGCATGATCATATAGGcactaatttttttgacaaaggTGCTTCTGAATTTCTTTTACCTATTCTAGAACAAAACTATGTTGATAAAGAATGTCCTGTGAGAAAGGCTGATACTCtaatatctaaagaaaaaagatattttgtgGAAAGATATAAACTTGCAG attcacATACTATAACAGGAAGTGCATTAGGTCCAGATTGGTGTCTTAATAAAAATCTATGTGGTAATTTGACTTCTGAGAAAAGAAACGTTGAAATTAAGTATAATTGTCAAGTAGCTGAAATTTTACCAAGCacctttaatatattaaattccaaaaaaaaaaatgtgtatgtaaaactttcaaatggGGAAATAATAGGTtgtgattttattgtttatgcAACTGGCGTCAAACCTAATGTTCCAAAGATACACACTAAGGttcatcaaataaaatgttCACCTGAAGGTCATTTACTTGTCGATGCTAATATGAGAACAAGTATCCCAAACATTTATGCTGGTGGTGATTGTTGTCAAGCATCTTGGGATCAATCTACTTATTGGTTCCAAATGAACCTTTGGACTCAAGCGTGGCAGTTTGGAGCATTTGCTGGGAAGTGCATTGCTAATCACCTTAAAGTTAACCTTGATTTGCCTTTAGACTTTTGTTTTGAACTGTTTACACATGCAACAAAGTTTTTTGgatataaagttatattactAGGCTGTTATAATgcacaaaaaattgataaaaattcttGTGAACTTCTTGTAAGGTGCACACCTGGAATAGAATATGTAAAACTTGTTATGTTAAATGGGCGTGTTCAGGGTGCAACTCTTATTGGCGAAACTGGTTTAGAAGAAACCATAGAAAATCTTATCATCAATGAAATTGATGTGGGGTTTATGGGAACTTCTTTACTAGATCCAGATATTGATATAGAAGATTATTTTGATTGA